From a region of the Gordonia sp. PP30 genome:
- a CDS encoding helix-turn-helix domain-containing protein: MVPRSAANPEITAELARIGEALAQRLGRMSEDITAAIHRDIVFYATSDIVPREMTHDVVQINFAYVIDAITTDSNFDTTPARRTGAQRAALGVPLASLMHAYRIGFQGVWREFRAVVEADTSFSRPAILEASERLWIGHDRFATDMAEAHREYTTERILDDAAERAVLTERLLEGRTTADMSLWEIAALVRMPARGPYVAVAATSTPGGPPLPAIENKLRSIDLRSTWRLLPDQQIGMVHVPSAEMHTALLDLLGRVATGRVGVSARFTDLTDTPKALRYARFALSGPGDGVTVFDDSVLGIAAVSTPDVSTDLAETVLHRLYGLAAEDREPLFETFRAWTDADGNVAATAEALFVHRNTVRHRLRRIEDLTGRSTTSPRELAELCLAFEVDARLTVPESHHG, encoded by the coding sequence ATGGTGCCCCGAAGCGCAGCGAATCCGGAGATCACCGCCGAACTGGCGCGGATCGGCGAGGCGCTCGCTCAGCGGCTCGGCCGGATGTCCGAGGACATCACCGCGGCCATTCACCGCGACATCGTCTTCTATGCCACCTCGGACATCGTCCCGCGTGAAATGACCCACGATGTCGTCCAGATCAACTTCGCCTACGTCATCGACGCCATCACCACCGATTCGAACTTCGACACCACACCGGCCCGCCGCACCGGCGCCCAGCGAGCGGCGCTCGGCGTGCCATTGGCCTCGCTGATGCATGCCTACCGGATCGGCTTCCAGGGGGTGTGGCGAGAGTTCCGCGCCGTCGTCGAGGCCGACACCAGCTTCTCGCGACCGGCGATCCTGGAGGCCTCCGAGCGCCTATGGATCGGCCACGACCGTTTCGCGACCGACATGGCCGAAGCCCACCGCGAGTACACCACCGAGCGGATTCTCGACGACGCCGCCGAACGAGCCGTCCTCACTGAACGCTTGCTCGAGGGGCGCACCACGGCCGACATGAGTCTCTGGGAGATCGCGGCGCTGGTCCGCATGCCGGCCCGCGGCCCATATGTCGCCGTGGCCGCGACGTCGACTCCCGGCGGTCCGCCGCTGCCGGCCATCGAGAACAAACTGCGGAGCATCGACCTGCGCTCGACGTGGCGGCTGCTCCCCGATCAGCAGATCGGCATGGTGCACGTGCCCTCGGCGGAGATGCACACCGCTCTGCTGGATCTGCTCGGGCGGGTGGCCACCGGCCGCGTCGGGGTGAGCGCACGATTCACAGATCTCACCGATACCCCCAAGGCCCTCCGGTACGCGCGCTTCGCCCTCAGCGGCCCCGGCGACGGGGTCACCGTCTTCGATGACTCGGTGCTCGGCATCGCTGCGGTCAGCACCCCCGATGTGAGCACCGACCTCGCCGAGACCGTGCTCCATCGCCTGTACGGGCTGGCTGCCGAAGACCGCGAACCGTTGTTCGAGACCTTTCGCGCATGGACCGATGCCGACGGAAACGTCGCCGCCACCGCCGAAGCGCTCTTCGTCCACCGCAACACCGTGCGTCACCGGCTTCGGCGGATCGAAGACCTCACCGGTCGTTCCACGACGTCTCCGCGCGAGCTCGCCGAACTCTGCCTGGCCTTCGAGGTGGACGCGCGCCTGACGGTTCCGGAATCGCACCACGGTTGA
- a CDS encoding MaoC family dehydratase: MTTRIDSLSHIADHVGSPLGTTDWILITQEQVSLFAEATGDHQWIHVDVERAAAGPFGGTIAHGYLTLSLAPRFLAETVEIGGVTAALNYGLNKVRFPAPVPVGSRIRGHVALTAAQSKPAGIEVVYTLTAELEGGQRPACVAECVVLYR; the protein is encoded by the coding sequence ATGACAACCCGAATCGACAGCCTTTCGCACATCGCCGACCACGTCGGCAGCCCGCTGGGCACCACCGACTGGATCCTGATCACTCAGGAGCAGGTGAGCCTGTTCGCCGAGGCCACCGGCGATCACCAGTGGATCCATGTCGACGTGGAGCGCGCCGCAGCTGGCCCCTTCGGGGGGACCATCGCCCACGGCTATCTCACCTTGTCCCTGGCGCCGCGCTTCCTTGCCGAGACCGTCGAGATCGGCGGTGTCACGGCGGCCCTGAACTACGGGCTGAACAAGGTCCGGTTCCCCGCTCCGGTCCCCGTCGGGTCCCGCATTCGCGGGCACGTCGCCCTCACCGCGGCCCAGTCCAAGCCGGCAGGCATCGAGGTGGTCTACACACTGACCGCCGAACTCGAAGGCGGACAACGACCGGCCTGCGTCGCCGAATGCGTGGTGCTCTACCGATGA
- a CDS encoding glycine betaine ABC transporter substrate-binding protein: MTRRARRAAPAIVALLTAALLAGCGLVSSSGTFHSAKLPDGDRPLAGAHLTVVSKSFTEQVLLGKITATYLAAAGAEITDLTGAPGSASGRQVMVNGDADVTWEYTGTAWQAYHGQTEAISDPHELWQRVHDLEEKQGLIWLPPAGFNNTYAFATSRRNAERLGVHTLSEVAKLPVHERTFCIDDEFFSRADGMRPMLEAYGIPFNTPDGVPQNNVTRMDSGVVYSATAAGKPCNFGMVYTTDGRIQNLGLVVMQDDRKFFLPYNGAAVVQEATLRKYPQLRGLLGEIAGRLTDEGLQQLNAKVDIDGQDPADVAYDWLIEQKLVVPD, translated from the coding sequence ATGACGCGGCGGGCGCGGCGGGCCGCGCCGGCGATCGTCGCGCTGCTGACCGCGGCGCTGCTGGCGGGCTGCGGTCTGGTCAGCTCCTCGGGCACCTTCCACAGCGCGAAGCTGCCCGACGGCGACCGGCCGCTGGCCGGGGCCCACCTGACCGTCGTCTCCAAGTCGTTCACCGAGCAGGTGCTGCTCGGCAAGATCACCGCGACCTATCTGGCCGCGGCGGGCGCCGAGATCACCGATCTCACCGGGGCGCCGGGCTCGGCGTCGGGCCGTCAGGTGATGGTCAACGGCGACGCCGACGTCACCTGGGAGTACACCGGCACCGCGTGGCAGGCCTATCACGGGCAGACGGAGGCGATCTCCGATCCACACGAGCTGTGGCAGCGCGTGCACGATCTGGAGGAGAAGCAGGGCCTGATCTGGCTGCCGCCCGCCGGATTCAACAACACCTATGCCTTCGCCACGTCGCGCCGCAACGCCGAACGGCTCGGCGTGCACACGCTGTCGGAGGTCGCCAAGCTCCCGGTGCACGAGCGGACGTTCTGCATCGACGACGAGTTCTTCAGCCGCGCCGACGGCATGCGGCCGATGCTGGAGGCCTACGGCATCCCGTTCAACACTCCCGACGGGGTGCCGCAGAACAACGTCACCCGGATGGACTCCGGCGTCGTCTATTCGGCGACCGCCGCCGGGAAGCCCTGCAACTTCGGCATGGTCTACACCACCGACGGCCGCATCCAGAACCTCGGCCTGGTGGTGATGCAGGACGACCGCAAGTTCTTCCTGCCGTACAACGGGGCCGCGGTGGTCCAAGAAGCGACGCTGCGGAAGTACCCGCAGTTGCGCGGTCTCCTCGGCGAGATCGCCGGACGACTGACCGACGAGGGCCTCCAGCAGCTCAACGCGAAGGTCGACATCGACGGGCAGGACCCGGCCGACGTCGCCTACGACTGGCTGATCGAGCAGAAGCTGGTGGTGCCGGACTGA
- a CDS encoding fused MFS/spermidine synthase — translation MAHTPAPEAGSFEISTGTAELTRDGVGGWLLTVNGAQSSHVDPFDAANLEFEYMRQMAAAIDDAHPARDAPLRVLHLGAAACALPRALAHRYPKSRHVAVEIDAELARLAREWFDLPRAPRLRIRVGDAREVVESLTEGTRDIVIRDAFAESLTPAHLKTVEFTAAVRRVLAPGGLYLANCGDRRDLVSARGEVATVREVFAEVALISDPAMLKGRRSGNIVVVASDGPLPGSAELQRLLRSDPEPSRLVTGDDVAAFARSAAPLRD, via the coding sequence ATGGCCCACACACCCGCCCCCGAAGCCGGCAGCTTCGAGATCTCCACCGGCACCGCCGAACTCACCCGCGACGGGGTCGGCGGCTGGCTGCTGACCGTGAACGGTGCGCAGAGCAGTCACGTCGACCCGTTCGACGCCGCCAACCTGGAATTCGAGTACATGCGGCAGATGGCCGCGGCCATCGACGACGCACATCCCGCCCGCGACGCGCCGCTGCGGGTGCTGCACCTGGGGGCCGCCGCGTGCGCACTCCCCCGCGCCCTCGCGCACCGCTACCCCAAGTCCCGGCACGTCGCCGTCGAGATCGACGCCGAACTGGCCCGGCTGGCCCGCGAATGGTTCGACCTGCCGCGCGCACCCCGCCTGCGCATCCGGGTCGGCGACGCGCGGGAGGTGGTCGAGTCGCTGACCGAGGGCACCCGCGACATCGTGATCCGCGATGCCTTCGCCGAGTCGCTCACCCCGGCGCACCTGAAGACCGTGGAGTTCACCGCCGCGGTACGCCGGGTGCTGGCGCCGGGCGGCCTCTACCTGGCGAACTGCGGTGACCGTCGCGATCTGGTCTCGGCGCGCGGCGAGGTCGCCACCGTCCGCGAGGTCTTCGCCGAGGTGGCCCTGATCTCCGATCCGGCGATGCTGAAGGGCCGCCGAAGCGGGAACATCGTCGTGGTGGCGAGCGACGGCCCGCTCCCCGGCTCCGCCGAGCTGCAGCGACTGCTGCGCAGCGACCCGGAACCGTCACGCCTGGTGACAGGCGACGACGTGGCCGCCTTCGCCCGCAGCGCCGCGCCCCTGCGCGATTAG
- a CDS encoding ABC transporter permease, which produces MTAATGTVARRLRRLPVDVWFEPLVILVVGAIFFLWYARTTFTSTESAQLEWAVLWGTIADHVILTVTAAAIVLVIAIPLGILLTRPRLTRLTPIAVGIANIGQAAPAVGLLVLFTFAFGTGFRTAVIGLVVYAILPILQNTIVGLRQVDRRVIEAARGIGYSGTRTLIQVELPLAVPVILNGVRTALVILVGTATLSTFIGATSLGTLITTGITLFLPKLLIAGAVLVALLAMIIDWLGRLVELVATPKGLS; this is translated from the coding sequence ATGACGGCCGCGACCGGAACCGTCGCCCGGAGGCTGCGGCGGCTGCCGGTCGACGTGTGGTTCGAGCCGCTGGTGATCCTGGTGGTCGGCGCAATCTTCTTCCTCTGGTACGCGCGGACCACCTTCACCAGCACCGAGTCGGCGCAGCTGGAGTGGGCGGTGCTCTGGGGGACGATCGCCGACCATGTGATCCTCACGGTGACCGCCGCGGCGATCGTCCTGGTGATCGCGATTCCGCTCGGGATCCTGCTCACCCGGCCGCGGCTGACGCGGCTGACGCCGATCGCGGTGGGCATCGCGAACATCGGGCAGGCGGCGCCCGCGGTGGGCCTGCTGGTGCTGTTCACGTTCGCCTTCGGGACCGGCTTCCGTACCGCGGTGATCGGCCTGGTGGTGTACGCGATCCTGCCCATCCTGCAGAACACCATCGTCGGTCTGCGGCAGGTGGACCGGCGGGTGATCGAGGCGGCGCGCGGCATCGGGTACTCCGGTACCCGCACCCTGATCCAGGTGGAACTGCCGCTCGCGGTGCCGGTGATCCTCAACGGGGTCCGGACCGCGCTGGTGATCCTGGTCGGCACCGCGACGCTGAGCACCTTCATCGGGGCCACCAGCCTCGGCACCCTCATCACCACCGGGATCACGCTGTTCCTGCCGAAACTGCTGATCGCCGGCGCGGTGCTGGTCGCGCTGCTGGCGATGATCATCGACTGGCTCGGCCGCCTCGTCGAACTGGTGGCGACACCGAAGGGACTGTCATGA
- a CDS encoding long-chain fatty acid--CoA ligase, giving the protein MVNLSQNLVDAARRHPERTALTCGDVTYTYSAFDTAAAAFATYLTGQGVCPGDRVGLMLPNVPEFAIMFYGILRAGAIAVPMNPLLKSREISYYLSNTGATAIFATPAFADEARTGAATAGARCLVVDDTLAESIGSCTPQDHPIDRAGGDTAVILHTSGTTGAPKGAELTHAGLGRNAEVTQRTLITATESDVVMGCLPLFHVFGLTCGLNAAVIAGAALSLIPRFDPRLVLDTIAADRVTIFEGVPTMYSALISERTADDDTRSLRVCISGGAALPTQVIADFESAFDAMILEGYGLSETSPVACFNHPDRTRKAGTIGTPIEGVEMRIVDVEGNPAPVEQPGEVQIRGHNIMKGYWNLPEATAEAIDGDGWFSTGDIGVYDDDGYFRIVDRTKDLIIRGGLNIYPREVEEVIYEHPAVEAAAVIAVPHPTLGEEVGAAIALKQGETLTEDELRRYVKERVAAYKYPRHVWFVERLPTGATGKIQKRDIGVPAAVADSLTGKEA; this is encoded by the coding sequence ATGGTCAATCTGAGTCAGAATCTCGTCGACGCGGCCCGTCGACATCCCGAAAGGACCGCACTCACCTGCGGTGACGTCACCTACACCTATTCCGCATTCGACACGGCGGCAGCCGCTTTCGCGACCTATCTGACCGGGCAGGGCGTCTGTCCGGGTGACCGTGTCGGACTCATGCTGCCCAACGTGCCCGAGTTCGCGATCATGTTCTACGGAATCCTGCGCGCCGGGGCGATCGCCGTCCCGATGAATCCGTTGCTCAAGTCCCGCGAGATCTCCTACTACCTGTCCAATACCGGCGCCACCGCGATTTTCGCAACACCGGCCTTCGCCGACGAGGCTCGCACCGGCGCGGCAACGGCCGGCGCCCGATGCCTGGTTGTCGACGACACGCTGGCCGAGTCCATCGGATCCTGCACCCCGCAAGACCACCCGATTGATCGGGCGGGCGGCGACACCGCCGTCATCCTGCACACGTCCGGAACCACGGGAGCACCCAAGGGGGCCGAACTGACGCATGCCGGCCTCGGCCGCAACGCCGAGGTCACCCAGCGGACCCTGATCACCGCCACCGAGTCCGACGTGGTGATGGGCTGCCTGCCACTCTTCCACGTCTTCGGCCTCACGTGCGGGCTCAATGCGGCGGTGATCGCCGGCGCCGCGCTGAGTCTCATCCCACGATTCGATCCGCGTCTGGTCCTCGACACGATCGCCGCCGATCGTGTCACGATCTTCGAGGGAGTGCCGACGATGTACTCGGCGTTGATCTCCGAACGCACCGCCGACGACGACACCCGTTCGTTGCGTGTGTGCATCTCGGGCGGGGCCGCCTTGCCGACCCAGGTGATCGCGGACTTCGAATCCGCCTTCGACGCGATGATCCTCGAGGGTTACGGACTCTCCGAGACCTCGCCCGTCGCCTGCTTCAATCATCCCGATCGCACCCGAAAGGCAGGCACCATCGGCACCCCCATCGAGGGCGTCGAGATGCGCATCGTCGACGTCGAGGGGAACCCGGCTCCCGTCGAGCAACCCGGGGAGGTGCAGATCCGCGGCCACAACATCATGAAGGGCTACTGGAACCTCCCCGAGGCCACCGCTGAAGCCATCGACGGCGATGGATGGTTCTCCACCGGAGACATCGGCGTCTACGACGACGACGGCTACTTCCGCATCGTCGACCGCACCAAGGACCTGATCATTCGCGGCGGTCTCAACATCTATCCCCGCGAGGTGGAGGAGGTCATCTACGAGCACCCGGCCGTCGAGGCCGCGGCAGTGATCGCCGTTCCGCACCCCACCCTCGGTGAAGAGGTAGGCGCCGCCATCGCACTGAAACAGGGCGAAACGCTCACCGAGGACGAACTGCGCAGGTACGTCAAGGAGCGGGTCGCCGCCTACAAGTACCCGCGCCATGTGTGGTTCGTCGAGAGGCTCCCCACCGGCGCCACCGGCAAGATCCAGAAACGCGACATCGGCGTCCCAGCCGCCGTCGCCGATTCCCTGACAGGCAAGGAGGCCTGA
- a CDS encoding alpha/beta fold hydrolase — protein MNDVTPTPAETSSDDVYLATGGQRIRVRYRPGIGIPLVLCNGIGASLEILDPLVDNLDPNRPVVRFDVPGTGESPPSLVPYGFPYLAWVLGRVLDRLEIDVVDVLGLSWGGALAQQFAFQNPFRCRRLILVATGSGMIMVPGKPSVLSKMLTPRRFRDPSYGASIAPDLYGGQVREHGHDVGELFVRQLHAGSLRGYLHQLLAGSMWTSIFALPAIRQRTLIIAGTDDPIIPMANARILSSLLPRATVHAHGGGHIDLVMRADVFGPVIDDFLGLTTPSTRRKRPGIEIRLTPGG, from the coding sequence ATGAACGACGTGACTCCCACACCGGCGGAAACCTCTTCCGACGACGTCTACCTCGCCACCGGAGGCCAGCGCATTCGCGTCCGCTACCGCCCCGGAATAGGCATTCCGCTTGTGCTCTGCAACGGAATCGGTGCGAGCCTGGAGATCCTTGACCCGTTGGTAGACAACCTTGATCCGAATCGCCCGGTGGTGCGTTTCGACGTGCCGGGTACCGGCGAATCGCCACCGTCACTGGTGCCGTACGGATTCCCGTACCTCGCATGGGTGCTGGGCCGGGTGCTCGATCGCCTCGAGATCGATGTCGTCGACGTCCTGGGATTGTCCTGGGGAGGTGCACTGGCGCAGCAATTCGCGTTCCAGAATCCCTTCCGGTGCCGGCGCCTCATCCTGGTGGCCACCGGCAGCGGCATGATCATGGTTCCCGGTAAACCATCGGTGCTATCGAAGATGCTGACGCCGCGGCGCTTCCGCGACCCGTCGTATGGCGCATCGATCGCTCCCGACCTCTACGGCGGTCAGGTCCGCGAACACGGTCACGATGTCGGCGAACTGTTCGTCCGGCAACTCCACGCCGGTTCGCTCCGCGGGTATCTGCACCAACTACTCGCCGGGTCGATGTGGACGTCGATCTTCGCACTGCCCGCGATTCGTCAACGCACTCTGATCATCGCCGGAACCGATGATCCGATCATCCCGATGGCCAATGCGCGGATTCTGTCGTCCCTCCTTCCGCGGGCGACTGTGCACGCGCACGGAGGCGGACACATCGATCTGGTGATGCGGGCCGATGTCTTCGGGCCGGTGATCGACGATTTCCTCGGACTCACCACACCGTCCACGCGCCGCAAGCGGCCGGGCATCGAGATCCGGCTCACGCCGGGCGGGTAG
- a CDS encoding alpha/beta fold hydrolase, with protein sequence MTIAQNQAAAGEIAAPLDLLLVNSTKSFTRRMIPDGAVARFGASLVKQPISVAEMGAGLAKEIGTIALGRSQRVPARSDKRFSDPAWSQNPLLRRLEQSYLATSDTLERLYAAADLDWKDAEKVRFVLDNIIEGLAPTNNVLLNPQGWKALIDTGGLSAYRGFRAFVRDMASKPRVPAMVEPDAFSVGETVAATKGTVVLRTKMFELIQYAPQTKQVSNIPLLMVPPVINKYYIMDIAPKRSMIEYYVQNGQQVFAISWRNPKARHRNWGFDAYGQAIIDAIDASQTITGADTTNVFGTCSGGILSAMVLAHLAATGQADKVGALTLAVTVLDQTQAGFTASLTSEHSAHAAIQQSSSKGYLDGRAMAEMFAWLRPTDLIWRYWVNNYIQGRTPPPFDVLFWNADTTRMTAALHKDMVLMGLGNDLVTPGAATMLGSPVDLGAIDCDSYVIGGVADHICPWQATYRSAALLGGKSNRYVLSTSGHIASLVNPPGNPKASFRTADVDAELDPDDWRDAAEKKPDSWWPDHLRWLTEHGGTIVDAPSALGAAGFEPLAPAPGTYVLEN encoded by the coding sequence ATGACCATCGCACAGAATCAGGCGGCCGCCGGCGAGATCGCCGCCCCTCTCGATCTGCTCCTGGTGAACTCCACCAAGTCCTTCACCCGTCGGATGATCCCGGACGGGGCCGTCGCCCGCTTCGGCGCGTCCCTGGTCAAACAACCGATCTCGGTGGCGGAGATGGGCGCCGGACTCGCCAAGGAGATCGGCACCATCGCGCTGGGCCGATCACAGCGGGTGCCGGCGCGCTCGGACAAGCGATTCTCCGATCCGGCATGGTCCCAGAACCCGCTGCTGCGCAGGCTGGAACAGAGCTATCTCGCCACCTCGGATACCCTGGAAAGGCTGTACGCCGCCGCCGATCTCGATTGGAAAGACGCGGAGAAGGTTCGGTTCGTCCTCGACAACATCATCGAGGGTCTGGCGCCCACGAACAACGTTCTGCTCAACCCTCAGGGCTGGAAGGCGCTCATCGACACCGGCGGGCTGTCCGCTTACCGCGGTTTCAGGGCATTCGTTCGGGATATGGCCAGCAAGCCACGGGTGCCGGCGATGGTCGAGCCCGATGCGTTCAGTGTCGGCGAGACCGTGGCGGCCACCAAGGGCACGGTGGTCCTGCGAACCAAGATGTTCGAACTCATCCAGTACGCTCCGCAGACCAAGCAGGTCAGCAACATCCCGCTGTTGATGGTCCCCCCGGTGATCAACAAGTACTACATCATGGACATCGCCCCCAAGCGCAGCATGATCGAGTATTACGTGCAGAACGGCCAGCAGGTGTTCGCCATCTCGTGGCGCAACCCCAAAGCACGCCACCGCAACTGGGGGTTCGATGCGTACGGTCAGGCGATCATCGATGCCATCGACGCATCTCAGACGATCACCGGAGCCGACACCACCAACGTCTTCGGTACCTGCTCCGGTGGAATTCTCTCCGCGATGGTTCTGGCTCATCTGGCCGCGACCGGACAGGCCGACAAGGTCGGTGCACTCACCCTCGCGGTCACGGTCCTCGATCAGACACAGGCCGGCTTCACCGCATCGCTGACCAGCGAGCACTCGGCGCACGCGGCGATTCAGCAGTCCTCGTCGAAGGGGTACCTGGACGGCCGCGCGATGGCCGAGATGTTCGCCTGGCTGCGCCCTACGGACCTGATCTGGCGGTACTGGGTCAATAATTACATCCAGGGCCGTACCCCGCCACCGTTCGACGTGCTGTTCTGGAATGCCGACACCACGCGGATGACGGCCGCACTCCACAAGGACATGGTTCTGATGGGTCTTGGCAACGACCTGGTCACACCGGGTGCTGCGACGATGCTCGGGTCCCCGGTGGACCTTGGCGCCATCGACTGCGACTCGTATGTGATCGGCGGCGTCGCCGACCATATCTGCCCGTGGCAAGCCACCTACCGCAGCGCCGCGCTCCTCGGCGGAAAGAGCAACCGGTATGTGCTGTCCACGAGCGGGCATATCGCCTCACTGGTCAATCCACCGGGCAACCCCAAGGCATCGTTTCGCACCGCCGACGTCGACGCCGAACTCGATCCCGACGATTGGCGGGACGCCGCGGAGAAGAAGCCCGACTCCTGGTGGCCGGATCACCTGCGGTGGCTCACCGAGCACGGCGGCACGATCGTCGATGCACCCTCGGCACTCGGCGCCGCGGGATTCGAACCCCTCGCCCCGGCGCCTGGCACTTACGTGCTCGAGAACTGA
- a CDS encoding ABC transporter permease, with product MNLWHYISGHRGTLTFLTYQHASLCFQTVLVGTVVAIVLAVAVYRLPILSALTLTSSRVALTIPSLALLALLIVPLGLGVPPSFTMLAFFAAMPVIGNAIVGLRSVPPSLIESARGIGLPRWRILLTVELPMAWPVILTGIRVSTQMIVGVAAIVAYVLGPGLGSLIFNGLSRLGGANALEMASTGTILIVLIALVFDALLVLLGRLTISKGLT from the coding sequence GTGAATCTCTGGCATTACATCTCCGGTCACCGCGGGACACTGACCTTCCTCACCTATCAGCACGCGTCGCTGTGTTTCCAGACGGTGCTCGTCGGCACCGTGGTGGCGATCGTGCTCGCCGTGGCGGTGTACCGGCTGCCGATCCTGTCGGCACTGACGCTGACGTCGAGCCGGGTGGCGCTGACCATCCCGTCGCTCGCGCTGCTGGCGCTGCTCATCGTGCCGCTCGGGCTGGGGGTGCCGCCGTCGTTCACGATGCTGGCCTTCTTCGCGGCCATGCCGGTGATCGGCAACGCCATCGTCGGCCTGCGCTCGGTGCCGCCGAGCCTGATCGAGTCGGCGCGCGGGATCGGGCTGCCGCGCTGGCGGATCCTGCTCACCGTCGAACTGCCGATGGCCTGGCCGGTGATCCTCACCGGGATCCGGGTGTCCACCCAGATGATCGTGGGCGTGGCGGCCATCGTCGCGTACGTCCTCGGCCCGGGCCTGGGCTCGCTGATCTTCAACGGGCTGTCCCGGCTGGGCGGCGCCAACGCGCTGGAGATGGCGTCGACCGGCACCATCCTCATCGTGCTCATCGCCCTCGTCTTCGACGCGCTGCTGGTCCTGCTCGGACGACTGACCATCTCGAAAGGTTTGACATGA
- a CDS encoding ABC transporter ATP-binding protein — protein MTTTGTAGGNTDREITGASIVLDGVEKRYRGQSEPAVAHLDLEIGAGEIVTFVGPSGCGKTTTLKMINRLIEPTSGRIVIGGRDITRMNPDKLRQSIGYVIQSGGLFPHWTVERNVGAIPRVLGWDRGRIAERTEYLLDLVGLDPAEYAKRLPKDMSGGQQQRVGVARALAADPPVLLMDEPFGAVDPITRVRLQDSLIEIHQELGKTIVIVTHDFDEATKLGDRVLILSKGGKIEQFATPAEILANPATEFVSEFIGSGATLAQLSFSRVADVRMDKVMTARVGEPSGEVSARVRAAGGRWVAVVDAAGRPIAWPSLDEIESAPQIAAYVDPRLSVVAPTSTLHDALDAMLAARQNGALVTTAGGRLLGYVSFRTVVETIRGQLDDAYADEPDYAQFAEVTVAEATGEEGAS, from the coding sequence ATGACCACCACCGGTACCGCAGGCGGGAACACCGACCGGGAGATCACCGGCGCCTCGATCGTGCTCGACGGGGTGGAGAAGCGCTATCGCGGGCAGTCCGAGCCGGCCGTCGCGCACCTCGATCTGGAGATCGGCGCCGGTGAGATCGTCACCTTCGTCGGCCCCTCCGGCTGCGGCAAGACGACGACGCTCAAGATGATCAACCGGCTGATCGAGCCCACGTCGGGGCGGATCGTGATCGGTGGCCGGGACATCACCCGGATGAACCCCGACAAGCTCCGCCAGTCGATCGGCTACGTGATCCAGTCCGGCGGCCTGTTCCCGCACTGGACCGTCGAACGCAACGTCGGCGCGATCCCGCGCGTCCTCGGCTGGGATCGCGGCCGCATCGCCGAACGCACCGAGTACCTGCTCGATCTGGTCGGCCTCGACCCCGCCGAGTACGCGAAGCGGCTGCCCAAGGACATGTCCGGCGGGCAGCAGCAGCGGGTCGGGGTGGCGCGCGCGCTGGCCGCCGATCCGCCGGTGCTGCTGATGGACGAGCCCTTCGGCGCGGTGGACCCGATCACCCGGGTGCGTCTGCAGGACAGCCTGATCGAGATCCACCAGGAACTGGGCAAGACGATCGTGATCGTCACCCACGACTTCGACGAGGCCACCAAGCTCGGCGATCGCGTCCTGATCCTGTCCAAGGGCGGGAAGATCGAGCAGTTCGCGACGCCCGCCGAGATCCTCGCGAATCCGGCGACCGAGTTCGTCTCCGAATTCATCGGATCCGGCGCCACGCTGGCGCAGCTCTCCTTCAGCCGGGTGGCCGACGTGCGGATGGACAAGGTGATGACCGCCCGCGTCGGCGAGCCGAGCGGCGAGGTCTCCGCTCGCGTCCGCGCGGCGGGCGGACGATGGGTGGCGGTGGTCGACGCGGCAGGCCGGCCGATCGCGTGGCCCTCGCTGGACGAGATCGAGTCCGCGCCGCAGATCGCCGCGTACGTGGACCCGCGGCTGTCGGTCGTCGCACCGACGTCGACCCTGCACGACGCGCTCGACGCCATGCTGGCCGCCCGGCAGAACGGCGCGCTGGTCACCACCGCCGGGGGCCGGCTGCTCGGCTACGTCAGCTTCCGCACCGTCGTCGAGACCATCCGCGGCCAGCTCGACGACGCCTACGCAGACGAACCCGACTACGCCCAATTCGCCGAGGTCACCGTCGCGGAGGCCACCGGCGAGGAGGGGGCGTCATGA